A window of the Sabethes cyaneus chromosome 1, idSabCyanKW18_F2, whole genome shotgun sequence genome harbors these coding sequences:
- the LOC128732773 gene encoding non-specific lipid-transfer protein-like 1: MKCDAVIEKIKARVAGIDPNGPRKVLGVFQLIIEASDGVHELVVDLKNLKVTEGKVSDADVVINIKDEDFIAVGTKSITVHSAVEQKKIKMTGDEALFQALVDAI, encoded by the exons ATGAAGTGTGACGCagtaattgaaaaaatcaaagCCCGCGTGGCCGGAATCGACCCGAACGGTCCACGTAAAGTTCTGGGAGTCTTCCAGCTAATCATAGAAGCTTCTGATGGAGTTCATGAACTGG TGGTAGATTTGAAGAATCTTAAGGTGACGGAAGGCAAAGTATCCGATGCTGATGTTGTCATTAACATTAAGGACGAGGACTTCATTGCTGTTGGAACTAAATCCATCACAGTACATAGTGCAGTGGAACAAAAGAAAATCAAGATGACCGGAGATGAAGCTCTGTTCCAAGCCCTAGTTGACGCTATCTAA
- the LOC128732768 gene encoding uncharacterized protein LOC128732768: MSLEQVIEKIKARVAAVDPNGPRKVLGVFQLNVKTASGVEEWTVDLKQLKVAKGPASNVDVTVALALEDLAAISGKTLTVGDALTQGKLQITGDAELATKLAEVI, encoded by the exons ATGTCACTGGAACAGGtcattgaaaaaattaaagCTCGCGTGGCCGCCGTCGACCCAAATGGCCCTCGTAAAGTTCTAGGAGTATTCCAACTAAATGTCAAGACCGCTAGTGGCGTCGAAGAGTGGA CTGTCGATCTCAAACAGCTGAAGGTTGCGAAAGGACCCGCTAGTAACGTCGACGTTACGGTTGCCCTAGCCCTTGAGGATTTGGCGGCTATTAGCGGAAAAACGTTAACAGTTGGAGACGCTTTAACCCAAGGCAAGTTGCAGATTACTGGAGACGCAGAGTTGGCCACCAAACTAGCCGAAGTTATCTGA
- the LOC128732836 gene encoding uncharacterized protein LOC128732836, which translates to MSLEQVIEKIKGRVAAVDPNGPRKVLGVFQLNVKTASGVEEWTVNLKQLKVAKGPASNVDVTVALALEDLAAISGKTLTVGDTLTQGKLQITGDAELATKLAEVI; encoded by the exons ATGTCACTGGAACAGGtcattgaaaaaattaaagGTCGCGTGGCCGCCGTCGACCCAAATGGCCCTCGTAAAGTTCTAGGAGTATTCCAACTAAATGTCAAGACCGCTAGTGGCGTCGAAGAGTGGA CTGTCAATCTCAAACAGCTGAAGGTTGCGAAAGGACCCGCTAGTAACGTCGACGTTACGGTTGCCCTAGCCCTTGAGGATTTGGCGGCTATTAGCGGAAAAACGTTAACAGTTGGAGACACTTTAACCCAAGGCAAGTTGCAGATTACTGGAGACGCAGAGTTGGCCACCAAACTAGCCGAAGTTATCTGA